From the genome of Pukyongia salina, one region includes:
- a CDS encoding TetR/AcrR family transcriptional regulator: MNTATRKEEIVAVASSLFKEKGYNAVSMRDIAQEMGIKAASLYNHISGKQEILSTLILYLARKFTSGMQAVIDSGGTPLDKIKEVIEMHIDITVNHSEALAALNNDWMHLENEDLSNFVRMREDYEDNFRKIIKQGIEEGDLKPRHPEVILFSILSTLRTLYLWYQKRGKLDVNVLKKDMVAVLLEGIV; encoded by the coding sequence ATGAACACAGCAACCCGTAAGGAAGAAATCGTAGCCGTCGCATCTTCACTTTTTAAGGAAAAAGGGTATAATGCTGTTTCCATGCGCGACATCGCCCAGGAAATGGGAATAAAAGCTGCGAGCCTATACAATCATATTTCCGGTAAGCAGGAAATTCTATCAACACTCATCTTATATCTCGCGAGAAAATTTACCTCGGGGATGCAGGCGGTGATAGACTCCGGAGGAACACCTCTAGATAAGATCAAAGAAGTGATAGAGATGCATATAGACATCACGGTAAATCATTCGGAAGCACTTGCAGCTCTAAATAACGACTGGATGCATCTTGAAAATGAGGATTTGTCCAATTTTGTTCGGATGCGCGAGGATTACGAAGATAATTTCAGAAAGATCATAAAACAAGGCATTGAAGAAGGAGATCTTAAACCCCGACATCCTGAAGTTATATTGTTCTCAATACTGTCTACGCTACGCACCCTCTACCTGTGGTATCAGAAAAGAGGCAAACTGGACGTGAATGTCCTGAAAAAAGACATGGTAGCAGTATTGCTGGAAGGAATTGTTTAG
- a CDS encoding aromatic amino acid hydroxylase: protein MEERYESNELIERLPPHLKQFIKPQNYEDYTAVDQAVWRYVMRKNVDYLSQVAHESYLDGLRKTGISIDSIPSMYGMNRILKEIGWAAVAVDGFIPPNAFMEFQAYKILVIASDIRQLENIEYTPAPDIIHEGAGHAPIIASPDYAEYLRRFGEIGAKAITSAHDNEMYEAVRELSILKEAHNSSVEDLEDKIRAAEQKVDALQQKKVEPSEMALIRNLHWWTVEYGLVGTVDNPKIYGAGLLSSIGESAWCMKPEVKKLPYTIDAAYQEFDITKPQPQLYVTPDFAYLQEVLEEFANTMAVRKGGWRGLKKLIGSKQLGTIELSTGLQVSGVFTRMIQNEDNEVVYFETEGETALAYREKEVIGHGISRHKNGFRSPLGKLKGINLSIENMGPRDLQAYNFYDGKPISFEFESGITVDGLNVTGMRNLSGKLMLIQFTDCTVRYREEILFSPEMGDFDMAVGKEIVSAFAGAADYRSYDVLSHTLSGTETVRVSLSEAEKKRNQLYQKVREQRESNAIDLPALTSIFKILSQEFPEDWLLSLEILDLTRGKDDSFSEKIIEHLTTVKKNRPEVAHLIDNGLSLINK from the coding sequence ATGGAAGAACGCTACGAAAGTAACGAGTTGATAGAGCGCTTACCACCTCATCTGAAGCAATTTATCAAACCGCAAAATTATGAGGATTATACGGCTGTCGATCAGGCCGTGTGGCGCTATGTAATGCGAAAAAATGTGGATTATCTCAGCCAGGTAGCACATGAGAGCTATCTGGACGGATTAAGAAAGACCGGGATCTCTATAGACAGCATACCTTCCATGTACGGGATGAACCGTATCCTAAAGGAAATTGGCTGGGCGGCCGTGGCTGTTGATGGTTTTATCCCTCCGAATGCTTTTATGGAATTCCAGGCTTATAAGATCCTGGTAATTGCCAGTGACATACGCCAGCTTGAAAACATCGAATATACTCCTGCCCCAGACATCATTCATGAAGGTGCCGGACATGCCCCAATTATAGCAAGCCCGGATTATGCCGAGTATCTAAGGCGTTTCGGAGAGATAGGCGCCAAGGCGATCACCAGTGCACATGATAACGAAATGTACGAAGCAGTACGAGAACTCTCTATTCTCAAAGAAGCTCATAATTCTTCCGTGGAAGACCTGGAGGACAAGATCAGGGCAGCTGAACAAAAAGTGGATGCGCTTCAGCAGAAAAAAGTAGAACCATCCGAAATGGCACTCATCCGTAATCTACACTGGTGGACGGTAGAATACGGTCTTGTTGGCACTGTTGATAACCCAAAGATCTACGGAGCCGGACTGTTGTCGTCCATAGGTGAAAGCGCATGGTGCATGAAACCGGAAGTGAAGAAACTGCCGTACACTATAGATGCGGCCTACCAGGAATTCGACATTACAAAACCGCAACCCCAACTATACGTCACACCGGATTTTGCTTACCTGCAGGAAGTACTTGAGGAGTTTGCAAATACCATGGCTGTGCGAAAAGGTGGCTGGCGGGGCTTAAAAAAACTTATTGGCAGCAAACAACTGGGCACTATAGAATTAAGTACTGGCTTACAAGTAAGTGGAGTGTTTACCCGAATGATCCAAAATGAGGATAATGAAGTTGTCTATTTTGAAACAGAGGGTGAAACGGCTCTTGCATACCGGGAGAAGGAGGTGATCGGACATGGTATTAGCCGTCACAAGAATGGATTCCGTTCACCCTTGGGGAAGTTGAAAGGAATTAACTTATCGATCGAGAATATGGGCCCCAGAGATCTTCAGGCGTATAATTTCTACGATGGAAAACCCATTTCCTTCGAATTTGAAAGTGGAATTACCGTAGATGGCCTCAATGTTACAGGTATGCGAAACCTCAGCGGCAAATTAATGCTTATCCAATTTACCGATTGTACGGTACGTTACCGGGAAGAGATCCTATTTTCTCCCGAAATGGGCGATTTCGATATGGCGGTAGGAAAAGAGATCGTTTCGGCTTTCGCGGGCGCGGCAGATTATCGCTCCTACGATGTACTATCTCATACACTAAGTGGCACCGAAACGGTTCGTGTGTCCCTTTCAGAAGCGGAAAAAAAACGCAACCAGCTTTATCAAAAAGTTCGGGAACAGAGAGAGAGCAATGCGATAGACTTACCAGCACTTACTTCAATCTTTAAAATTTTATCGCAGGAATTCCCGGAAGACTGGCTGTTAAGTCTCGAAATTCTGGATCTCACACGAGGCAAAGACGATTCGTTTTCAGAAAAAATAATAGAACACCTAACCACTGTAAAAAAGAATAGGCCTGAAGTAGCTCATCTTATAGACAATGGCCTTTCTTTAATCAATAAATAA
- a CDS encoding rhodanese-like domain-containing protein, with protein sequence MGLLDFLFGNKTKKIEEFIEKDAVILDVRTKAEYDGGAIPGSKNIPLQQLSVQLSEIKKWKKPVITCCASGMRSGSAATILRNNDIEAVNGGGWASLQKKL encoded by the coding sequence ATGGGACTTTTAGATTTTCTCTTCGGAAATAAAACAAAGAAAATTGAGGAATTCATTGAAAAGGATGCGGTCATCCTGGATGTACGAACCAAAGCCGAATACGATGGAGGAGCCATCCCGGGATCGAAGAATATACCCTTGCAACAGCTATCGGTACAACTTTCAGAAATAAAAAAATGGAAAAAACCTGTAATCACCTGCTGCGCCAGTGGGATGCGATCGGGAAGCGCCGCCACTATCCTTCGAAACAATGATATAGAAGCTGTAAACGGTGGCGGATGGGCCAGCCTTCAGAAAAAACTCTAA
- a CDS encoding TonB-dependent receptor, producing the protein MKKLLIAAVLLFATSLSAQSIKVRGVIQDTLSEPLEFANVIATIEASGDIESYGITNEDGLYQLDLPKGETYTLRASFLGFETVTRSLTVPEDAENMKIDFVLKSISTELDGVEIVYEMPVTVKGDTIVYNADSFTSGDERKLGDVMKKLPGVEVNDDGEIEVEGKAVTKVMVEGKDFFDGDSKLATKNIPADAVDKVEVLRNYNEVDQMRGLGNDQDNVAINIKLKEGKKNFWFGEVTAGAGIDSDDNAKYLVHPKLFYYSPEYSINLITDFNDIGEVPFSWRDYFNFTGGFRNFNRGGGTNFNISQSDLGFAVAQNNRANEIETKFLAGNFSWRANSKLDLSGFAILSDNRTNIVNNSIRQYIASGVTETTASVNDQRSQLAMMKLSSVYKPNTDFQLDYDAIFKISKQTEDDNTLSQFVDSTNNIEEAKENKPYSINQNVNAYYTLDDNNIFAGQLQHLWQDEDPFYNAITDLLPFSGIIPVDSTQNRYNINQQKNIKTNKLDAKIDYYYVLNNTSNINFTLGATYSNQQFDSNIFQLLNGGGMLNFTETPEIDGENLPLVNDVTYGFTDAFLGLHYKVKTGEFIFTPGLTLHNYNLKNEQLGTTVTQNDWMVLPDFNAIWNIKKSESLRFNYSISAEYTDINNYAEAFVFNNYNSMFRGNRNLENALSHQYSLNYFSFNLFNYTNISGSLNYTRRIEGFKNNSEVIGINRVGSLFNIDSNFPDETFSAAARFSKTIKKIQFNLNANVTLSKSNNLINDIITESESLTQGYRGSIRSNFREWPNFEVGYRLTVNRYDNGGLEQTFYTQRPYANMDLRFLKHFSFNAEWDYYNYSNEENTVDNTYSFFNANLYYQEGESPWEFSIQATNILDTEFTNNDSFNEQFNTTSQYYVLPRILMLVVKYDL; encoded by the coding sequence ATGAAAAAACTACTTATTGCGGCAGTATTACTGTTCGCCACTTCTCTTAGTGCTCAAAGTATAAAAGTTCGTGGAGTCATCCAGGACACCTTGAGTGAGCCCCTTGAATTTGCAAATGTGATCGCCACGATAGAGGCAAGCGGAGATATCGAGTCTTACGGAATCACAAACGAAGACGGCTTATACCAACTCGATCTACCAAAAGGGGAAACCTATACCCTTCGAGCCAGTTTTCTGGGCTTTGAAACCGTAACCAGATCTCTTACCGTTCCCGAGGATGCCGAAAATATGAAAATAGATTTCGTGCTGAAATCAATATCTACCGAATTAGACGGGGTAGAGATCGTTTACGAAATGCCCGTAACCGTAAAAGGGGATACTATTGTTTATAATGCCGATTCGTTTACCAGTGGTGATGAACGAAAATTGGGAGATGTGATGAAAAAACTTCCGGGAGTTGAGGTTAATGATGATGGGGAGATAGAAGTTGAAGGAAAGGCCGTTACCAAAGTAATGGTGGAAGGAAAGGATTTTTTCGATGGGGATTCTAAATTGGCAACTAAAAACATCCCGGCAGACGCGGTAGATAAAGTTGAGGTGCTGCGTAATTATAATGAAGTGGACCAGATGAGAGGCCTTGGCAACGATCAGGACAATGTGGCCATTAATATTAAACTAAAGGAAGGAAAAAAGAATTTCTGGTTTGGAGAAGTAACTGCCGGAGCGGGTATAGACAGCGATGATAATGCAAAATACCTTGTACACCCGAAGTTATTCTATTACAGTCCGGAGTACAGCATCAACCTGATTACCGATTTCAACGACATAGGTGAAGTGCCCTTTTCCTGGAGAGATTATTTCAACTTTACCGGGGGCTTTAGAAATTTTAATCGCGGAGGCGGGACCAATTTTAATATCAGCCAAAGCGACCTGGGATTTGCCGTAGCACAAAATAACAGGGCCAATGAAATAGAGACCAAGTTCCTGGCAGGAAATTTTAGCTGGAGGGCGAACAGCAAGCTTGATCTTAGTGGTTTTGCTATACTATCTGATAACCGAACCAATATTGTAAATAATTCCATAAGACAGTATATAGCCTCGGGCGTTACCGAAACCACGGCTAGTGTGAACGATCAGAGGAGCCAGTTGGCCATGATGAAATTAAGTAGTGTGTATAAGCCTAATACCGATTTCCAGCTGGATTATGACGCGATATTTAAAATATCCAAACAAACTGAAGACGATAACACACTCTCACAGTTTGTCGATTCTACCAATAATATTGAGGAGGCCAAAGAGAATAAACCCTATTCTATCAATCAAAATGTGAATGCGTATTATACGCTGGACGACAATAACATTTTTGCGGGGCAGTTACAACACCTGTGGCAGGATGAGGACCCTTTTTACAATGCCATAACAGATCTGCTCCCTTTTAGTGGAATTATTCCTGTGGATTCTACCCAGAACCGCTACAATATAAATCAGCAGAAAAATATAAAAACCAACAAACTGGACGCGAAGATCGATTATTACTATGTGCTGAATAATACCAGTAACATAAATTTCACCCTGGGTGCCACTTACAGTAACCAGCAATTCGATTCGAATATATTTCAGCTTCTCAATGGCGGAGGTATGCTTAATTTCACAGAGACTCCCGAAATAGACGGAGAAAATCTACCCCTGGTTAACGATGTTACCTACGGATTTACCGATGCATTCCTTGGTTTGCATTACAAAGTGAAAACAGGCGAGTTTATCTTCACTCCGGGATTAACGCTTCATAATTATAACCTGAAGAACGAACAACTGGGAACAACGGTTACCCAGAATGACTGGATGGTGCTACCCGATTTTAACGCGATCTGGAATATTAAAAAAAGTGAAAGCCTCAGGTTTAACTACTCGATCTCTGCAGAGTATACCGATATAAATAACTATGCCGAGGCATTTGTGTTTAATAATTACAACAGTATGTTCAGGGGTAACAGAAACCTTGAGAATGCCCTTTCACATCAATATAGCCTCAACTATTTTAGTTTCAATTTATTCAATTATACCAACATTAGCGGATCTCTCAATTATACACGCCGAATTGAAGGTTTCAAGAACAATTCGGAGGTTATTGGGATTAACCGAGTGGGAAGCCTGTTTAATATTGATAGTAATTTCCCGGACGAGACATTCTCGGCTGCTGCACGATTCAGTAAAACCATAAAAAAGATCCAGTTCAACTTAAACGCTAATGTAACCCTAAGCAAGTCGAACAACCTTATTAACGATATCATTACAGAAAGCGAAAGCCTTACGCAGGGATATAGAGGTAGTATTCGCTCTAATTTCAGAGAGTGGCCTAATTTCGAAGTGGGATACAGGCTCACTGTAAACCGTTATGATAACGGTGGCCTGGAACAGACCTTTTATACCCAAAGGCCCTACGCAAATATGGATCTCCGTTTCCTGAAACACTTTTCATTCAATGCAGAGTGGGACTATTATAACTATTCTAACGAAGAGAACACGGTAGACAACACCTATTCGTTCTTCAATGCCAATTTGTATTATCAGGAGGGGGAAAGTCCGTGGGAATTCTCAATTCAGGCGACCAATATATTAGACACCGAATTCACGAACAACGACAGCTTTAATGAGCAGTTCAACACCACTTCTCAATATTACGTTTTGCCGAGAATATTGATGCTGGTGGTGAAGTATGACTTGTAG